The following is a genomic window from Anas acuta chromosome 3, bAnaAcu1.1, whole genome shotgun sequence.
ACCACTCTGACTTGCTCTGACCTCTTATCGTGGGTCAGGGCAGGTCAAACCAAGATAGgagatttgaaaaaaaacaaacaacccctccccccccccagaaaaaacACCCAGTAACAATCAAACTCCTACATGAATTTGTAAATGCAGATGGGACAAATTCAGGACTGGTCTACAAGGGATGCTGAATTCATCATTACTGAATTAAATCCCAAACCACCCAAATTAAAAGTCCTGTTAAGAGGCTTAGAACTCATGAAGCAAACCAAAAGAGAGTTATTCTCCCTGTGCTGTTTTCATAATACATTTTCTCTACACTAAACTAAAACCCTTCAGAAATCAGCATACTTAAAGCTAGGGATGCAACTAATCCTTATCACTTATCTCCACATACAGAGAAACAGCACTGTTATTGCTATTAAACAcgtgcaaaaataaatataaattaaatcatACTGTAGCTAGTTATTAGCTCTTTCCGTCTGAAGCTCAAGATGTATTCCAAAAGTTCTATTGTTTCCATAGTTTTTTAGGGAAATTGAAAAAGtggagatgagaaaaaaataaatgagtagcCTGAGGatacagaacaacaacaataaaaaaatcctgtttaatCCCACAAGACTTTGCAATGTTCAACTAAAatgaaatatcatttaaaaGCACACTTatgtttttcataaatttatAAACATGCAGTGAGAATGTATGAACTCTCGTAAAAGTGACGttatatctgaaaaaataacacGTCAGATttgtttatacatatatatgccaGAGACTTTTAAAGTCATATATTTgtcagcattttctttaaatgctacGACTATCACAGAAAGATCTATGTAAGATTGTGCTTTTCAAAAGGCAGTTACATTCAGGCATTCACCAAAACCTTGGAgttttttctcattaattaaCCCCTATTACTAAAAATTGTTAAGCCGGCAAAGGGATAAAGCCTTTGCTTTAATTAGGAGCCATAGTAGCTAATGAAAGACTTTTTATAGTCTCCTTGTCAATGGGGAGAAGGTAATATGAGCCTTAATCTCTTCTTCTCTAGATTCACATAGAACTTTTTAAACTGTTTGTGATAATGTAAAGAGAAATTTCATCCTACTGTACAGAATGGCTTGTAACATTAAGCTGGATAGTTGTCTTATCAAAGAGTGCTTGCTTTGATATTTCCTGTGATTTATCAAATATAGCCTTGCTGTCCATTGCTATTGTACCACATACCACCTCATCTGAGCAAGCTGGCATTTAGTGTTCATTTCTTGACTTGGTGTCCCACCTTGCAATATGGAGTATAAGAGTCACAGGTGAAAACTATACTAAAGTAGATATTTCCAGACCCTGGGAGAGGAAGTCTGGGGGAAGAAGTCTGGGTTGCCAATTTCCTTCCTTACTCTGGAAGGAAATGTCCATATCTACTTTGCTGACAGTACAGTAACAACAGGAGCTTCATTCACAGTCATTCTTTACAAGAAGGGAAGTCCCAAAGGCCATTGTTTCCTGAaggcaaaatctttttttttcccaacgTTGTACCAAAACCTCCAaggctggaaaggaaaatatgaacaTGGGTATTTGTAGACATTGCATAGAATTAAGAAATGATTATTTGTGcttaatagtattttttttaagtcaacaGGATTGTCAGAATAATGTAAATCTGTATAGGATGTCAGATTAACAGTTATACAGATcccttttaagattttttttcactcctaaaaagcaatatatttttttatttggtatTAGCATATATATCTAAAAGTATTGAGTGTATCCCACTGAAATGATATTGATATGTCatcatttcttctgttcagcTCCTTGAAGAACTCAAAAAAGTTAGAGTCATTGATGATGATAAAGAAATCAAGTTTGACTCCAAAGGAGATATGAGAACTAGTTATGATGTACTTCTCTGGAAAGAAATTGATGGTCGCATGGAAATCACCACTATGGCAGAATATGACACAGAGAAAGGTGACTTCATCTTTGAggatgatgagaaaaaaaaagaatttctgaaCTTAAAGGTAACTGTCAGTTTGTTGACATAACACCTGAAATTTGCTTCatatgtgtttttcttcctctgttagTCACAACTAAAATATGTGTCAGCTAGAAATCTCTCATGTACTTTCATGTTTTCCATTTGGAGTGAAGCGTCCTCTCTGGGTATATTCAACTACTATATATTTTGAGAAGTACTTGAGCCTGTAAGCAGGCTCAGTGATTTGAAATTTAGTTATTTCTCCAGAATGCTCTTGAGAGGTTTCGTAAGTTACATCTGTCCTAAGGATGCTATTCCAGAATCTTGAATTGggttttaaaatggaaaatacttaTAAATGTACCCTCTCTTACATAAGGCAACCATTTGTTTTGTACATGAAGACTCATATCTGCTGACTTtaatgttgggaaaaaaaaaaaaaaaaaaaaaaaagtcttgttgATTATTTACTCCTGTTAGAGCTGGGGTCAGCACAATTGAAAGTGTATGAGGTAGGCAGCACCATCTGGAGCCCTGGCACTGGTGTAGACAGGACTGGTGGGTGGCCCCAGCCAGTTCCAGCTGGGTAATGTCATCTGTGCATGGGTGAAGGCTTTGGTTTATTGTGTAGCTCTAACCAAATGTGGCTGTGCTGCAAAGCACTCACTGCTAATAGGACAGAGGAAAGGCAGTTCACTGGGTGGGATGAACATAGTTTTTATGTGAAGCCTCAGCCAGCAGGAAAGGCTGAGGATAGAAGAGGACTTCACATTTTGTCCCTTTTTGTGACACAGCCCAGGATGGCAAGGAAATGCCTCCATCTGTTTGTGAGCCCCAtctgggagggagaagaaacaaCAGTGTCCCTCAGGACTGCTTCTCCATTTTATAAAACTTGTCTTTGGAAGAAGGACCTGAACTCAGGCCTTGTGAGAAGGCCCTGATCACACACCTAAGAGTGGGGCTTGGAAATTCAGGGGTGATCTGCTGAGGGTGAGGCATGTTAGAGCTGTGGTTCAATGCACCCACAGAGCTGGAGTGTATGTCCTGGGGTGTCAGGACCGCACTTGTGATGTGGTCCACCCTACTCCCCTCTCAGAAGCTTCTGGGTTTTCTCTGGATCTGGATTCTAGAAGCCTAACTTCTAGTTTCAAAGCTGGATCTGGATTTTTAAAGGTATAGAAAATCACACTAAAGTAGggccaaacaaaaataaatatatatatatcaggtAGATAATGCCCCATCCTGTCACTTCTTGAGCGTGTggagaaaatgcaagaaaaattgCCTACATTGCCTTTTTACAACATCATTTTCAGATTCCCTTACAGTATGTTAGATACAAAAAGAGATTTCAAACCGTAGTGTTATTGGAGGGCTATTTTAAGAGTTCATTGTAATTAGTAACACCTGAGCTGATAGATATATGTTTCATTCTCTGCTCACTGCAGAAGGTTCAATCAACGTGTTCCCAGCACTGCAGACCAGGACAGATGAAAAAGGTTACAGAAAGTCCACACACATGCTGCTACGAGTGTGTTTACTGCCCAGAAAACCATTACAGCAATCAAACAGGTAAAAGAATTGTGATCCAAATAAAGGCTGATTTAGAAATCAATAGAATTGTTTGGTTTGTGTATAATGAGCCTTGGTAACCTTGGGTATAATTTTGGAAtgagattaaaatatttgtttatgcttggtttcagaaatatgaaaggGAAGAACACTCTTCAACATATAAAACttggtttaaatatttttagaagacCAAGCTTTAAACAATCAGATTTTACAGTTGACTAGCATTATCCTTGATTTGGATGGAAAGTCTGGCTGACATTTCTGAGACCACATGAAAATAGAGCCTTGCTTCCATATCTTTCTGCAGGACAGCCAGCCTAGTGGAAATATGAAGTTAACTATTTTGCATGCTggcacatatttttttttttaaatcttaaacaGGAGCACTGTGAAGTTAGATATGACCATACAATAGTATTTTCTAGTGTCAAATCCAATGTGTACTTTACTGATGGTTCATTTGTAGTGTGAGTAAGGTTTCTAAAAGTCAGAGAGTAAATACAGAGGAGAGagatgaaattaagaaatttgGTGTCTTCAAAATTATTGATAGCTAgcagaaagaaattactttttatcCCCTTTTCTACtcaaataataatgaaatttctCCCTATTTGGCAATGggaattttacagaaaaagctcTCTTTGAAAGCATAATCTACAGCAATGTTTATTCTTGCTGTTGTATTTCAAAAAATCTCTGAGaagagaaagtattttcttgtaAGACTAGGTGGATGAAAGAAACACAGTTCCTTTCTGGGTGGACAACCAATTCAATCCCAAACTACCACTCTGGTTTCACTGTGTCTTTCCAGAGCCAGCCACTGCTGGCTCCCTGGggccccagctcctctgccaggactgtgtcagcagcagccagagccatCAGATTTATTGGGGTTCCgaatttatcttccttttttctgctttcagataTGGATTACTGCTACCGGTGCCACAACAAAACCTACTGGGCTCCTGTGAACAGTACTACGTGCTACAGGAAGACGATCCAGTTCCTCAGCTGGACTGACTGGTTTGCTattttcctgctcctcctctccgGTTTTGGGGTTGTGCTGATTTTCTCCATCAGTGTCATATTTACTAAAAACTTGAACACACCGGTTGTAAAGGCATCCGGAGGTTTAACTGTCTGCTATGTTATCCTCCTCAGccacttctgcatttttttaagtaCCGTCTTCTTCATAGGTGAACCCACAGAACTCAAATGCAAAACTAGGCAATCCCTCTTTGGCATAAGCTTTGCACTTTGCgtttcatgtattttaataaagtcGCTAAAAATTTTACTAGCCTTTAGTTTTGATCCCAAGCTGCAGAATGTCCTGAAATGTGCATATAAACCTATTCCCATTGTGGTCATCTGCACTGGGATTCAAGTTATCATTTGCACCTGCTGGCTAGTATTTAGGACGCCTTTCGTAATGCAAAATTTCTCAATTCCAGGATCAATAATTCTGGAGTGTAATGAGGGCTCTGTTGTAGCTTTTGGGATTATGCTGGGCTACATAGCTGCTCTAGCCTTCATCTGCTTCATATTTGCCTTTAAAGGCAGGAAGTTACCAGAGAACTACAACGAAGCTAAGTTCATAACCTTTGGCATGCTAATCTACTTTATAGCATGGATTGTATTTATCCCTGTCTATGCAACTACGTTTGGCAAATACCTGCCAGCAGTGGAAATCATTGTTGTTTTAATATCCAATTACGGGATTCTCTGTTGTACGTTTCTTCCTAAGTGCTATATCATAATTTacaagcaagaaacaaacaCGAAGTCTGCCTTTCTCAAGATGATTTACACGTACTCTTCCAAGAGCGCAGGCAGCGTTGCTGTTAGCCAGATTTCCTTGGATTCAAAGTCTTCCGGTTCCCAAGCTACTGTCTCAGGCTCCtgtaaaactgagaaaaacTCTGCAAATGGAAACTGCCACTTTCAAGTGCCTGGGCAGaagcaaataaaagagaaaattcttcCTAAAAGTGCAGTAAGGCGTGTGTCCAGGAAAAGACTGTCCAGCATATGACTGGTCAGCGCTGAAATACTGGAAGATGAAAAGCTATTTTAGTGAGCCATTCCTTTTTCAGGTCTCTCTCCTTTCGGTACTCCCCAAGGAGAACAGACCACCCGAAATGCCTCCAGCACTTTAGCAGTTACTCATTGATAAGCTTGAAAGGCTTTGCCTGGTCACAGGGTCCAGCATCTCCCTCCTTTTCCCCGTCCCACTCCCAACCCACAGGCCCTCTGAGCCAGGCAGAAGTGTTAGGAAGGTTTtacttctcaaagaaaaaaaggcatgcACATATGGGCTTACACcactttttcttattctttgctGCCCAGTTGCTTAAGGAGGTTTTCTTCTCACCCAGGTCTGTTTTACAGATCAAACAGAGCTCCCTCCtagcttttgttttgctagGATAAACAAGCTCAGTCCTTTAATCTCCACTTTTAAGATAAGCTTTCCATTCTTATGAACATCCAAGAGTAACCATTTTCATTTGGTACATGtgaatcctttttctttaaataaataaatctctgccCAAAATTACATGCCTTATTCCAGATGTGTGCTACAGCAACTTCCAAAATTCCGTGTATTTACCAGGGTGAAAATGAGCTAGAGATAGGTCTATATAAATTGAAGGATTTCTCTGGTGCTCTATAGTTAAATGTGTGTTCATCTGCTTTTTACCCATACTAAGAGGAGACACATTGATTCATCTCATGCAACTCCTGTGACTTGTGCAGAGAGAGGACCTGTTATGCATGTCCCCAGGTGTGCTGTTAGTTCAAAACTTATGAACATCAATTTAGCATGAATAATGTAACAACCAGAATCAACATGAATGCATCCTGGGAATTTTAGTTTCTCTgatacatgttaaaaaaaatctgattttcaaCAAGAACACAGTAATGCACTATTCCAATACATCAAAATCATGCAGGAATGAACTGCTGTCAACTGCACTGGCAGAGTCTCTGAGGCTCCATGACTACAGGTATGCAGCACCTTCTGTGCGAGTGGTACACTCCAAGAAGGAGGAATTTTTCAGTGGACAACTGTTCTGCCTCTCTAAGACAAAGACTGGCAAAGCCTTTCTCATGCTGAGAAGGCCACGGCTTTCCCTTCCTCAGCCAGGCTGGAAGGATTCCTCAAACACTAAACAGCAGAGCAGTGGTGCCAGTCTGGGACTGGGAAGCTCTTGTCTGTGTTCATAAAGCCCCTAGCCCGGACCAGAGAAATCATGGTTTGCAGTTTTAAGTTCTATGCATGTTACTGGGAAAGAATGCTAACTTCTTCAGTTTTGTCCACCTGTTTAGATCAGGAATAACTGGACACTCTGGCAAGCCAGAATGAAGTTCAGTAGACTTGATGTTACACAgacataaaatgttttctacaaTATATCTGTTTTTCTATCATTTCTGTTTATATGTTGCAACCCATGTCTATATGATTTTCCTAAGATTCTGGTAAAAATATCTATGGATCACATTTCAGCAATGGACACAGGTAATGAAATTATTTGATGTCAGCATATATGTTGTATGCATCTGTgaagacattttaaagtaatttaaatggCAAGGGTCCAATTTACAT
Proteins encoded in this region:
- the GPRC6A gene encoding G-protein coupled receptor family C group 6 member A codes for the protein MDLKLVVNKRTRNMAIFSFLIVCFVISADIASSCQNTDDFVGASSPGDIVIGGLFAVHSEMLHPEEHPIKPVIQNCAGFEIQVFLQTLAMIHAIEMINNSTLLSGVTLGYEIYDTCAEVTKAMASTLRFLSKFNSSKDIVEFKCNYSDYIPRIKAVTGASYSEVSMAVSRLLALQLIPQVSPASSAEILSDKIRFPSFFRTIPSDFHQTRAMAHLICESGWNWIGVIATDDDNGRFALESFGVQAMSNNVCIAFKELLPAYLSDKTFHTKVDHAVEKIVKETRVNVIVVFMRQFHVLKLFKKAIERNVNKIWIASDNWSTAVKISTMPNIRQLGTVVGFGFKSGDISTFQDFLKNLHEKPTENNKFLGEYIMLLSVCAHLEYYDFQMCISNQSQDDLMQNVENKQHIWRDDFLNANIEPGFIHSTILAVYAIAHAIKGQCKDKNCKDPSAFTPWELLEELKKVRVIDDDKEIKFDSKGDMRTSYDVLLWKEIDGRMEITTMAEYDTEKGDFIFEDDEKKKEFLNLKKVQSTCSQHCRPGQMKKVTESPHTCCYECVYCPENHYSNQTDMDYCYRCHNKTYWAPVNSTTCYRKTIQFLSWTDWFAIFLLLLSGFGVVLIFSISVIFTKNLNTPVVKASGGLTVCYVILLSHFCIFLSTVFFIGEPTELKCKTRQSLFGISFALCVSCILIKSLKILLAFSFDPKLQNVLKCAYKPIPIVVICTGIQVIICTCWLVFRTPFVMQNFSIPGSIILECNEGSVVAFGIMLGYIAALAFICFIFAFKGRKLPENYNEAKFITFGMLIYFIAWIVFIPVYATTFGKYLPAVEIIVVLISNYGILCCTFLPKCYIIIYKQETNTKSAFLKMIYTYSSKSAGSVAVSQISLDSKSSGSQATVSGSCKTEKNSANGNCHFQVPGQKQIKEKILPKSAVRRVSRKRLSSI